One Hermetia illucens chromosome 4, iHerIll2.2.curated.20191125, whole genome shotgun sequence DNA segment encodes these proteins:
- the LOC119654338 gene encoding synaptojanin-1, translating into MAMSKGIRVLEKSQPPSPHSVLLEHRNKSESILFESQAVASLSSQETEIIRKQYTKVCDAYGCLGVLQLNAGESTVLFLVLVTGCVSIGKIGDIEIFRITQTQFVSLQFQAPNEDRISEVRKLLNSGTFYFSYCQASNPSLKFDITLCAQRRRKTESTDNRFFWNRMLHIHMLRFGIDCDFWLLKAMCGSIEIRTVYIGSKQARAAIISRLSCERAGTRFNVRGTNDEGHVANFVETEQVIYLDNDVTSYVQTRGSVPLFWEQPGVQVGSHKVKLSRGFDSSAAAFDRHMTMMRNRYGQQAIINLLGTSLVGSKEGEAMLSNEFQKHHNESNHRHIPHIVFDYHQECRGGNIAALSKLKARIDAAGINFGVFHATGDLVLREQCGTIRTNCLDCLDRTNCVQTYLGLDMLNEQILLLGLGDKKQTMSRFEEIFRQMWVNNGNEVSKIYAGTGAIQGSSKLMDGARSAARTIQNNLLDNSKQEAIDVFLVGSTLNSELADRARILLPSNMLHAPTTVLREMCKRYNEYVKCKEIRVAVGTYNVNGGKHFRSVVYKDSLSDWLLDSRAIAQSKSLVDVSHPEDESITPVDIYAIGFQEIVDLNASNIMAASSENAKAWAEELQRTISRDCNYCLLTYQQLVGVCLYVFVRPEHAPYVRDVAVDCVKTGLGGATGNKGACAIRFVLHGTSICFVCAHFAAGQSQVSERNADYAEITRKVAFPMGRTLKSHDYVFWCGDFNYRIDMDKEELKQLVKDGQLEAVLQCDQLRKEQEAGNVFNDFLEGEITFAPTYKYDLFSDDYDTSEKLRAPAWTDRILWRRRKPLAESDLASDWNPGVLVHYGRSELKQSDHRPVIAIIDVDILEIDNDLRQGVFKAVIQDLGPPDATIVIHVNHDSNPDCDNEEGPTIYDENVMSTLIQELSQIGEVTLVRYVEDTMWITFRDGQSALNAARKKYAQICGLHLSFKLKTENWLALVEKEISICTSNTIPLCNADLSECNRVGIPEVPQRPKAPPARPPTRPPLPKSPKASPKHVPHAGVISIVPEMMRPLKPSPPTTPMTQFQQPPSERKGSSASQTPSPTKSVTPPKQQEEVDSGAIYEEIQDDIEYPEPKHPPPPLPPTVTEQPSGQGSQGADIKSRPKMSTPPPLPARRAGPPPIPNRSGVPPPLPSRPNAN; encoded by the exons ATGGCAATGTCAAAAGGAATTCGGGTATTGGAGAAATCACAACCTCCTAGCCCGCATAGTGTTCTCCTCGAGCACCGAAACAAATCCGAAAGTATCTTGTTCGAATCACAGGCGGTCGCTTCGTTATCTTCACAAGAGACGGAAATTATTAGGAAACAATATACAAAAGTTTGCGACGCGTATGGATGTCTAGGCGTGTTACAACTAAATGCTGGCGAGAGTACAGTTTTATTCCTAGTCCTGGTGACTGGATGCGTATCGATCGGAAAAATAGGCgatattgaaatatttagaaTCACTCAAACGCAATTCGTCTCATTACAGTTTCAAGCACCAAATGAAGATAGAATTTCTGAAGTTCGTAAACTGCTAAACTCGGGTACGTTCTATTTCTCTTACTGCCAAGCTTCCAATCCCTCACTCAAATTTGATATAACATTGTGCGCCCAacgaaggcgcaaaacggaaaGCACCGATAATCGCTTCTTCTGGAATAGGATGCTGCACATCCACATGCTTCGTTTCGGTATCGATTGTGACTTTTGGTTACTCAAGGCTATGTGCGGCTCAATTGAAATCCGAACCGTATATATTGGAAGCAAACAGGCACGGGCTGCAATTATTTCTCGATTGAGCTGCGAACGTGCCGGTACAAGGTTCAATGTTCGAGGCACAAATGACGAGGGCCATGTTGCTAATTTTGTAGAAACAGAACAAGTTATTTATCTGGACAACGACGTGACTAGTTATGTTCAAACACGTGGATCGGTGCCTCTATTTTGGGAGCAGCCGGGCGTGCAAGTTGGTTCGCACAAAGTAAAGCTTTCCCGAGGATTTGATTCGTCAGCGGCAGCATTTGATCGCCATATGACCATGATGCGAAATCGGTACGGACAACAAGCCATCATCAATTTGTTAGGGACAAGCCTAGTTGGAAGCAAAGAGGGGGAGGCTATGCTCAGTAATGAATTTCAAAAGCATCATAATGAGTCCAACCATCGCCACATTCCTCATATCGTATTCGACTATCACCAGGAATGCCGAGGCGGAAACATTGCAGCTTTGTCCAAATTGAAAGCTAGAATAGATGCAGCCGGAATAAATTTTGGAGTATTTCATGCAACTGGAGATCTCGTCCTGAGAGAACAATGCGGTACCATTAGGACAAACTGCCTGGACTGTTTGGACCGAACGAATTGCGTACAAACCTATCTCGGATTGGATATGTTGAATgaacaaattttattgttaGGATTAGGTGATAAGAAGCAGACCATGTCACGGTTTGAAGAAATTTTCCGTCAGATGTGGGTTAACAATGGAAACGAAGTCAGTAAAATCTATGCTGGTACCGGCGCTATTCAAGGTAGCTCTAAACTAATGGACGGGGCGAGGTCGGCCGCAAGAACCATTCAGAATAATCTGTTGGATAACTCGAAACAAGAAGCAATTGACGTTTTTCTAGTGGGGTCCACGTTGAACTCGGAGTTAGCGGATCGCGCGAGGATTTTACTACCATCGAATATGCTCCATGCTCCGACAACGGTGCTTCGGGAAATGTGCAAACGCTACAACGAATATGTGAAGTGCAAGGAAATCCGCGTTGCTGTTGGCACGTATAATGTAAATGGAGGCAAGCACTTCCGAAGTGTGGTCTATAAGGATTCGCTGAGCGACTGGCTGTTGGATTCCCGTGCAATTGCCCAGTCGAAGTCCCTGGTTGATGTTAGTCATCCAGAAGATGAATCGATAACACCAGTGGATATATATGCGATCGGGTTTCAAGAAATCGTTGATCTGAATGCAAGCAATATAATGGCTGCAAGTAGCGAGAATGCGAAGGCTTGGGCTGAAGAACTACAGCGCACCATATCAAGAGATTGCAATTATTGCTTGCTAACTTATCAACAGTTGGTTGGCGTTTGCTTGTACGTCTTCGTTCGACCAGAACACGCTCCATATGTGCGCGATGTAGCAGTTGATTGTGTTAAGACTGGTCTGGGTGGAGCGACTGGAAACAAGGGGGCATGTGCGATTCGATTTGTTTTGCATGGAACGTCGATCTGTTTCGTTTGTGCTCATTTCGCTGCAGGCCAATCGCAAGTGAGTGAACGGAACGCTGACTATGCTGAGATCACAAGGAAAGTAGCATTTCCAATGGGAAGGACATTGAAATCGCATGACTATGTGTTTTGGTGTGGAGATTTCAATTACAGAATTGATATGGACAAAGAAGAGTTGAAGCAACTAGTTAAGGACGGACAACTTGAGGCTGTACTCCAATGCGATCAGCTCAGAAAAGAACAGGAAGCAGGAAAtgttttcaatgattttttggAAGGAGAAATCACTTTTGCGCCAACGTACAAATATGACTTGTTTAGTGATGACTATGATACAAGCGAAAAGTTACGCGCTCCTGCCTGGACTGACCGGATTCTGTGGAGAAGACGAAAACCGCTTGCTGAATCCGATTTGGCAAGTGATTGGAATCCCGGTGTTCTGGTTCATTATGGCAG ATCCGAGTTAAAGCAAAGCGATCATCGACCAGTGATAGCAATCATTGATGTTGACATACTTGAAATCGATAATGATCTCAGACAAGGTGTTTTTAAGGCTGTTATACAAGATCTTGGTCCACCGGACGCCACGATTGTCATCCATGTGAACCACGATAGCAACCCTGATTGCGACAATGAAGAAGGTCCTACTATTTACGATGAAAACGTAATGAGTACTTTGATTCAGGAATTGTCGCAAATCGGGGAAGTTACGCTTGTACGTTATGTTGAAGACACGATGTGGATCACTTTCAGAGACGGCCAATCAGCTCTGAATGCCGCAAGAAAAAAATACGCTCAGATTTGTGGGCTTCATCTttcattcaaattgaaaactgaaaattggcTTGCGTTAGTTGAGAAGGAGATATCCATCTGTACATCCAATACAATTCCTTTGTGCAATGCCGATCTAAGTGAATGCAATCGTGTTGGGATACCGGAAGTTCCGCAGCGGCCAAAAGCACCACCAGCACGTCCACCCACGCGTCCTCCACTGCCCAAATCACCGAAAGCTTCTCCCAAACACGTCCCGCATGCAGGGGTAATAAGTATTGTCCCGGAAATGATGCGACCACTGAAACCCTCTCCGCCCACAACACCCATGACACAGTTTCAGCAACCACCTAGTGAACGTAAAGGTTCTTCTGCGTCACAGACACCCTCGCCAACAAAATCTGTTACACCGCCTAAGCAGCAGGAAGAAGTTGACTCGGGAGCTATATATGAGGAAATTCAGGATGATATTGAATATCCCGAACCAAAACATCCTCCACCACCATTACCGCCAACTGTTACCGAGCAACCGAGCGGACAAGGTTCCCAGGGGGCTGACATTAAATCCAGACCGAAAATGAGCACCCCGCCACCGTTACCAGCTCGCCGGGCTGGGCCTCCACCAATACCCAACAGAAGTGGAGTCCCACCGCCACTCCCATCAAGGCCGAACGCTAATTAA